The following are encoded in a window of Patescibacteria group bacterium genomic DNA:
- a CDS encoding sigma-70 family RNA polymerase sigma factor translates to TMSRQLSHTMDSVSIRSDEEILALSIDSPTFFAVLVDRYQQAFLRRAERIVGGREEAQDIVQETFTKIYVNAARFKSVPGASFKSWAYKILHNTAFTSYQSMRKRGVAEVHLEMEVYEILPDASSETSHRKRELSDYIASVISRMPSSLGRLLQLHFLEDKSHKEIAEIEHTSVGAIKTRIHRAKNEFKKIELSLV, encoded by the coding sequence AACCATGTCACGGCAACTTTCACATACTATGGACTCTGTTTCAATAAGAAGCGACGAGGAGATACTCGCGCTCTCAATAGATTCCCCGACATTTTTTGCGGTGCTTGTTGATCGATATCAACAGGCGTTTTTGAGGAGAGCGGAACGCATTGTCGGCGGAAGAGAAGAAGCGCAAGACATCGTGCAGGAAACATTTACCAAAATATACGTGAATGCCGCGCGTTTCAAGAGCGTGCCCGGCGCGTCATTCAAATCGTGGGCGTACAAGATATTGCACAACACGGCATTCACCTCGTACCAGAGTATGCGAAAGAGGGGAGTCGCGGAAGTTCATCTTGAGATGGAGGTATATGAAATATTGCCCGATGCATCAAGCGAGACTTCTCATCGCAAAAGAGAGCTCTCTGACTACATCGCTTCGGTGATCTCACGGATGCCTTCTTCGCTCGGGCGACTGCTCCAACTCCATTTTTTGGAAGACAAGTCGCACAAAGAGATCGCGGAAATTGAACATACTTCCGTCGGTGCCATAAAGACAAGGATCCACCGCGCGAAAAATGAATTTAAAAAAATTGAACTCTCCCTTGTCTGA
- a CDS encoding elongation factor P: MLEYNEITLRKYIVLDGEPYEVIGSHVFRKQMRKPVNQTKLRSLISGKVTERSFGQAEKADEADINTRMIKYLYHNRGEFWFCEEHDPKVRFTLPQETVGNGLKFVKANTLIEALVFHTDDTERIIGIKPPVKVELKVTEAPPSIKGDTAQGGNKLVVLETGASVNTPLFINTGDIIRINTDTEAYVERVEKAAS, from the coding sequence ATGTTGGAATATAACGAAATTACCCTAAGAAAATACATCGTGTTGGACGGGGAGCCCTACGAGGTCATCGGATCGCACGTGTTCAGAAAACAGATGCGTAAGCCGGTCAATCAGACCAAACTCCGAAGCCTCATCTCCGGAAAAGTGACGGAACGTTCATTCGGGCAGGCGGAAAAAGCGGACGAAGCCGACATCAATACGCGAATGATCAAATATCTCTATCACAACCGAGGCGAGTTTTGGTTTTGTGAAGAACATGACCCGAAAGTGCGATTCACTCTGCCTCAAGAAACGGTCGGCAACGGCTTGAAATTCGTGAAAGCAAATACGCTCATAGAAGCGCTCGTATTTCACACTGACGACACGGAGCGCATTATCGGCATCAAGCCGCCCGTGAAAGTGGAACTCAAAGTTACCGAAGCACCCCCCAGCATAAAGGGCGACACCGCCCAGGGCGGCAATAAGCTGGTCGTACTTGAAACAGGCGCGTCCGTCAATACGCCGCTGTTCATCAATACGGGAGATATCATCAGGATCAACACCGACACGGAAGCGTACGTTGAGCGCGTAGAAAAAGCGGCATCCTAA
- the rpsR gene encoding 30S ribosomal protein S18, with the protein MQCHFSTNNIKYIDYKNTETLKKFLNPHARLLAGKRTGVCAKHQRKLAVAVKRARFMGLLPYVSQ; encoded by the coding sequence ATGCAGTGTCATTTTTCAACAAACAATATTAAATATATAGACTACAAGAACACGGAAACGCTCAAGAAGTTTCTTAATCCTCATGCGCGACTACTCGCAGGCAAGCGGACGGGAGTGTGCGCGAAGCACCAGCGCAAATTGGCGGTTGCGGTCAAGAGAGCGCGCTTCATGGGACTCCTCCCGTACGTCTCGCAGTAA
- a CDS encoding single-stranded DNA-binding protein has product MYLNKAFIIGNLTRDPELKSLPSGMKVTSFSVATNRVWKDKDGKRQEGTDYHNIVVFGRQAETVAQYLKKGSSALVEGRIQTRSWDGQDGKKNYRTEIVADRVQFGTRGSDSPAGGPKEGALKNQGSAPESIDTIEYPEEEINPDDIPF; this is encoded by the coding sequence ATGTATCTCAATAAAGCATTCATCATTGGCAATTTGACCCGCGACCCTGAACTGAAATCCCTCCCTTCGGGTATGAAAGTAACCTCTTTTTCCGTAGCGACGAACAGAGTGTGGAAAGATAAGGATGGCAAGCGTCAAGAAGGAACCGACTATCATAATATCGTGGTATTCGGGAGGCAGGCGGAGACCGTCGCGCAGTACTTAAAGAAGGGGAGCTCGGCACTCGTGGAAGGACGCATCCAGACGCGCAGTTGGGACGGACAGGACGGCAAAAAGAATTACAGGACGGAAATCGTTGCCGATAGGGTGCAGTTCGGAACACGAGGGAGCGACAGTCCCGCCGGGGGGCCGAAGGAGGGGGCGTTGAAAAACCAAGGTAGCGCGCCGGAATCAATTGATACCATTGAATACCCTGAAGAAGAGATTAACCCCGACGATATACCATTCTAA